CTTCACTGTTACGTCCATACAAAGCTTGAAGCAGATCGGCCTGTTCTGTTTTTGTGGGAAGACCTGTACTGGGACCTCCTCGTTGAATATCGCAGATCACAAGGGGCAATTCGACCATAACGGCCAGACCAATAGCCTCTGTTTTGAGGGCCACGCCAGGGCCACTTGTACTGGTAACGCCCAGTGCACCGGCAAATGAAGCTCCAATTGCTGCACAAATACCTGCAATTTCATCCTCCGCCTGGAATGTTCGGACTCCATAATTTTTATAACCGGCAAGCTGATGAAGAATCGTACTGGCCGGAGTAATGGGATAACTTCCCAGAAACAAAGGCAGTCCACTCTTTTTGGAAGCAGCTACCAGTCCTAAAGCGGTCGCTTCATTTCCCGAAATATTCCGATATTTACCAGGTTTTAGCTTGGCAGGTTTTACTTCATATCGGGTTGTAAAAACTTCGGTGGTTTCCCCAAAATGGTAACCGGCCTTTAAAGCCCGTAAATTAGCTTCTAAAATCAATGGTTTTTTGGCAAACTTGGTTTTGAGCCATTCTATAGTCGGCTCCATCTTTCGGTTGTATATCCAGTATAAAAGTCCTAAGGCAAAGAAATTCTTACAACGTTCGGCATCCTTAACCGGTAAACCCAAATCCTTCAAGGCTTCCAGCGTCATCTTGGAAAGGGGTAAAGCATGGACTTCGTAACCGGCCAGGGAACCATCTTCCAGGGGATTAGACTTATAATTGGCAAGCTTTAAGTTTTTCTCATCGAAATCATCACTATTCACAATAATCATCCCACCGGGCTTAAGTTCATCTAAATTGACCTTTAAAGCTGCCGGATTCATGGCTACTAATACATCCGGTGAATCTCCCGGTGTGTGGATATCAAAGCTACTAAAGTGGAGTTGAAAACCACTGACGCCATATAGGGTTCCGGCAGGGGCTCGAATCTCCGCAGGAAAATCCGGTAATGTGCTCAAATCATTTCCCATGAGAGCAGTCGTGTCTGTAAATTGCATTCCCGTCAGTTGCATCCCATCACCGGAATCCCCGGCAAACCGTACGGTCACTTCATCAAGTTGGACCTTATTAGCCATAATCGATTTTAACACTCCTTTTTGTGAAAATGGGGTCACTCTACGCCTACGCCATCCCCTGATAGGGATGACGCGCAGTGCTTGCGGCCGAGAATAAAAATTCAAAGTATTCCATCTTAAACTTAAAGTCTAAAGTCCCTTCTTGTCAAGGTGTATCTTGGTCGAGGCAAGATCCCAGGAACTACCTTTCCTGTGACCCGGGTCTCGCCCTTTCCTTCACATCCAATGTTTCCATTTCATCCATAAGAACATCCCTACAGGCACTACGATAAAGGAAACCAGGGTTAAACTGAAAACCAGATTACTTTTTATGGGGAGACCTTCAAAATTCATTCCAAACACCCCGGCTATAAAATTTAAAGGAAGGAAAATGGTAGAAACAACCGTCAGGCGCTTCATGACTTCATTAAGGTTATTAGAAACTGAAGAAAGATAGGCATCCAGGGTGGCCGAAAGGAGATCTCGCTGCATCTCGAGAAATTCATAAATCCTTACCGTGTGGTCATAAATGTCCCGAAAATATACAAGATGATCTTCTTGAATTTGAGGTATTCCTCGATTAAGAATTTTATTAAATACATCCCGCATAGGTCCTACGGCTTTTCTGAGGAATACCAGTTTTCGTCGGACCTGAAAGATCTGATCCAGAAAGGTTTTATTGGGAACCAGGGTCGCCTTCCGTTCCAGTTTATCGATCATCTCATCCAGTTGTTCCAGAACCGGAAAGAGCTGGTCGATCACCTGATCAGCAAGGGTATAAAAAAGAAAATCGACTCCTTTCTTAAGGATT
The Candidatus Limnocylindrales bacterium genome window above contains:
- a CDS encoding 2-oxoacid:acceptor oxidoreductase subunit alpha — its product is MANKVQLDEVTVRFAGDSGDGMQLTGMQFTDTTALMGNDLSTLPDFPAEIRAPAGTLYGVSGFQLHFSSFDIHTPGDSPDVLVAMNPAALKVNLDELKPGGMIIVNSDDFDEKNLKLANYKSNPLEDGSLAGYEVHALPLSKMTLEALKDLGLPVKDAERCKNFFALGLLYWIYNRKMEPTIEWLKTKFAKKPLILEANLRALKAGYHFGETTEVFTTRYEVKPAKLKPGKYRNISGNEATALGLVAASKKSGLPLFLGSYPITPASTILHQLAGYKNYGVRTFQAEDEIAGICAAIGASFAGALGVTSTSGPGVALKTEAIGLAVMVELPLVICDIQRGGPSTGLPTKTEQADLLQALYGRNSEAPVPVLAAATPGDCFYTVYEACRIALKYMTPVFFLSDGYLANGAEPWLIPNSKDLPEIKVRFRTDPNGFYPYLRDENTLARPWAIPGTPGLEHRIGGLEKQHITGNVNYEPENHELMVKLRAEKVARIAQEIPPTRIYGQPEGDLLVVGWGSTFGSILTAVERCQAEGLLVSNVHLRYLNPLPPDLGNILKRFNKVLLPEMNLGQLAKVLRAEYLVPIISFSKVQGLPFTPGEIEKKIKELLKG
- the corA gene encoding magnesium/cobalt transporter CorA, which encodes MIENSFYDKLKVMIQLTIFFKDTHRFHTPSLEEVKDFLSKKDVILWGRWIQPSEEELCQLEEIFHFHPLTLEDCRHQNQRAKLDQYEGYIFLVLFAIKFRKNRLRIKELHLFLGENYLISVESQIIPALSRLWEKPLYAAEILKKGVDFLFYTLADQVIDQLFPVLEQLDEMIDKLERKATLVPNKTFLDQIFQVRRKLVFLRKAVGPMRDVFNKILNRGIPQIQEDHLVYFRDIYDHTVRIYEFLEMQRDLLSATLDAYLSSVSNNLNEVMKRLTVVSTIFLPLNFIAGVFGMNFEGLPIKSNLVFSLTLVSFIVVPVGMFLWMKWKHWM